A portion of the Carya illinoinensis cultivar Pawnee chromosome 11, C.illinoinensisPawnee_v1, whole genome shotgun sequence genome contains these proteins:
- the LOC122281306 gene encoding C2 domain-containing protein At1g53590-like isoform X2: MQLKISGPYVWNRLLHRRFSCPSYLGSWRSTNHGLLCVPSSLCCVSDILLCDILLCTFILLCWSKVLKKYGSLKFHKKAVVQHLYLGRNPPMFTEMRVLRQSSDDDHLVLELGLNFLTADDMSAILAVQLRKRLGFGMWAKLHITGMHVEGKVLVGVKFLPNWPFIGRLRVCFVEPPYFQMTVKPIFTHGIDVTEFPGIAGWLDKLLSIAFEQTLVEPNMLVVDMEKFAAPQPENWFSMDGKEPIAYAKVEVVEASDMKPSDLNGLADPYIKGQLGPYRFRTKTQKKTLAPKWHEEFKIPIITWESPNILSIGVRDKDHFVDDTLGDCSVNIGDLRDGQRHDLWLPLQNVKMGRLHLAITVLEENKKGGDPPLDEETLNMEDKRNSFTGETALKASFSSLSSEKSPRMRDNFEPINIEGQADTGIWVHHPGSEVSQTWEPRKGKSRIIDTEIHGEPNGSMNGSNAAASGSPNNDTSSTDENPDDKNPMKSVQRGLKKIGSVFHRGPRKEDQTGSSMEPVESPYVNLRGVNEKEIGVKLVVEDNNCGPASDKNPMEDNASPGGSDPESPSKGNMKNMAKSFLNQAGKSARGIKHALSRKGSRVSRANASAEKSNCSDDESNCSPGVEKMSVITETISPGRSNDSLDSKDQVVQYDSNEDAKDIEGPKENESLEDLERKDAKPGSSDRCGDGVVDLEGDKI; the protein is encoded by the exons ATGCAGTTGAAAATATCTGGCCCATATGTATGGAACAGATTACTTCACAGAAGGTTCTCCTGCCCATCGTACCTTGGTTCCTGGAGAAGTACAAACCATGGACTGCTGTGTGTACCATCTTCACTCTGTTGTGTATCTGATATTCTGCTTTGCGATATTCTGCTTTGCACATTCATTCTTTTGTGTTGGTCCAAAGTTCTTAAAAAGTATGGATCATTGAAGTTTCAT AAAAAAGCAGTTGTTCAGCATCTGTATTTGGGAAGAAACCCGCCCATGTTCACAGAAATGAGGGTTCTCCGTCAGTCTTCAGATGATGACCACTTG GTTCTGGAGTTGGGGTTGAATTTTCTCACAGCTGATGATATGAGTGCAATACTTGCTGTGCAGCTAAGGAAACGATTGGGATTTGGAATGTGGGCAAAGTTGCATATAACAGGAATGCATGTTGAAGGGAAG GTCTTGGTTGGCGTGAAGTTCCTTCCTAATTGGCCTTTTATCGGCCGTTTGCGGGTGTGCTTTGTTGAGCCTCCATATTTTCAGATGACTGTCAAGCCTATTTTTACTCATGGTATTGATGTCACAGAATTTCCAGGGATTGCTGGATGGCTG GACAAGCTTCTGTCTATTGCTTTTGAGCAGACACTTGTTGAG CCTAATATGCTGGTTGTTGACATGGAGAAATTTGCCGCGCCGCAGCCAG AAAATTGGTTCTCAATGGATGGGAAGGAGCCTATTGCTTATGCTAAAGTTGAAGTTGTTGAAGCATCCGACATGAAGCCATCGGATCTAAATG GATTGGCCGATCCATACATCAAAGGCCAATTAGGCCCTTACAGATTCAGGACTAAGACGCAGAAGAAAACTCTGGCTCCAAAATGGCATGAGGAGTTTAAGATCCCCATTATTACATGGGAGTCACCTAATATCCTTAGTATTGGAGTTCGTGACAAGGACCATTTTGTTGATGACACACTTGG AGACTGTTCTGTGAACATCGGTGATCTTCGGGATGGCCAGAGACATGACTTGTGGTTGCCTCTTCAGAATGTTAAAATGGGGAGGTTGCATCTTGCAATTACTGTACTTGAGGAGAATAAAAAG GGGGGTGATCCTCCATTAGATGAGGAGACATTGAACATGGAAGATAAAAGAAATTCCTTTACGGGTGAGACTGCCTTAAAAGCTTCTTTCTCATCTTTATCGTCGGAAAAGTCTCCAAGAATGCGAGATAATTTTGAGCCCATTAATATCGAAGGGCAAGCAGATACTGGGATATGGGTTCATCACCCAGGAAGCGAAGTTTCGCAAACATGGGAGCCTAGAAAAGGAAAGAGTCGAATCATTGATACTGAAATTCATGGGGAGCCTAATGGTTCTATGAATGGCTCTAATGCAGCAGCATCTGGGTCCCCTAACAATGACACCAGCAGCACTGATGAAAACCCTGACGATAAGAACCCAATGAAATCAGTTCAGAGAGGCCTAAAGAAGATTGGTTCCGTATTTCACAGGGGTCCCAGAAAGGAGGATCAAACAGGCAGCTCCATGGAACCCGTTGAGTCGCCATATGTTAATCTTAGGGGAGTCAACGAGAAGGAGATTGGTGTGAAGTTGGTTGTGGAAGACAACAATTGTGGGCCTGCATCTGATAAGAATCCCATGGAAGACAATGCAAGTCCCGGAGGGAGCGATCCAGAAAGCCCAAGCAaaggaaatatgaaaaatatggcTAAGAGTTTTTTAAATCAAGCTGGGAAATCTGCTCGTGGTATAAAGCATGCACTTTCCAGGAAAGGATCAAGAGTATCTCGAGCCAATGCATCGGCAGAGAAATCCAACTGTTCTGATGATGAATCAAATTGTTCCCCGGGAGTTGAAAAGATGTCGGTTATTACGGAGACTATATCCCCTGGCCGAAGTAATGATTCCTTGGATTCCAAGGACCAAGTAGTTCAGTACGATTCAAATGAAGATGCAAAGGACATTGAAGgcccaaaagaaaatgaaagtctTGAAGACTTGGAAAGGAAAGATGCCAAACCTGGGAGCTCTGACAGATGTGGTGATGGAGTAGTGGATTTGGAAGGAGACAAAATATAG
- the LOC122281306 gene encoding C2 domain-containing protein At1g53590-like isoform X1, whose product MDITEMSIMHHVAIVLLLLWLLSWFNWCHPFAYFVSLIYLYLVHERYATRMRRKLQFEERKQANQRRVLSDSETVRWLNHAVENIWPICMEQITSQKVLLPIVPWFLEKYKPWTAKKAVVQHLYLGRNPPMFTEMRVLRQSSDDDHLVLELGLNFLTADDMSAILAVQLRKRLGFGMWAKLHITGMHVEGKVLVGVKFLPNWPFIGRLRVCFVEPPYFQMTVKPIFTHGIDVTEFPGIAGWLDKLLSIAFEQTLVEPNMLVVDMEKFAAPQPENWFSMDGKEPIAYAKVEVVEASDMKPSDLNGLADPYIKGQLGPYRFRTKTQKKTLAPKWHEEFKIPIITWESPNILSIGVRDKDHFVDDTLGDCSVNIGDLRDGQRHDLWLPLQNVKMGRLHLAITVLEENKKGGDPPLDEETLNMEDKRNSFTGETALKASFSSLSSEKSPRMRDNFEPINIEGQADTGIWVHHPGSEVSQTWEPRKGKSRIIDTEIHGEPNGSMNGSNAAASGSPNNDTSSTDENPDDKNPMKSVQRGLKKIGSVFHRGPRKEDQTGSSMEPVESPYVNLRGVNEKEIGVKLVVEDNNCGPASDKNPMEDNASPGGSDPESPSKGNMKNMAKSFLNQAGKSARGIKHALSRKGSRVSRANASAEKSNCSDDESNCSPGVEKMSVITETISPGRSNDSLDSKDQVVQYDSNEDAKDIEGPKENESLEDLERKDAKPGSSDRCGDGVVDLEGDKI is encoded by the exons ATGGATATAACGGAGATGTCAATAATGCATCATGTGGCAATTGTGCTGCTATTACTTTGGTTGCTCTCTTGGTTCAATTGGTGCCATCCGTTCGCCTATTTTGTTTCTCTCATATATCTCTATCTG gTTCATGAACGATATGCTACAAGAATGCGGAGGAAGTTACAgtttgaagaaagaaaacaagctAATCAGAGAAGg GTGCTTTCTGATTCTGAAACAGTCCGGTGGTTGAACCATGCAGTTGAAAATATCTGGCCCATATGTATGGAACAGATTACTTCACAGAAGGTTCTCCTGCCCATCGTACCTTGGTTCCTGGAGAAGTACAAACCATGGACTGCT AAAAAAGCAGTTGTTCAGCATCTGTATTTGGGAAGAAACCCGCCCATGTTCACAGAAATGAGGGTTCTCCGTCAGTCTTCAGATGATGACCACTTG GTTCTGGAGTTGGGGTTGAATTTTCTCACAGCTGATGATATGAGTGCAATACTTGCTGTGCAGCTAAGGAAACGATTGGGATTTGGAATGTGGGCAAAGTTGCATATAACAGGAATGCATGTTGAAGGGAAG GTCTTGGTTGGCGTGAAGTTCCTTCCTAATTGGCCTTTTATCGGCCGTTTGCGGGTGTGCTTTGTTGAGCCTCCATATTTTCAGATGACTGTCAAGCCTATTTTTACTCATGGTATTGATGTCACAGAATTTCCAGGGATTGCTGGATGGCTG GACAAGCTTCTGTCTATTGCTTTTGAGCAGACACTTGTTGAG CCTAATATGCTGGTTGTTGACATGGAGAAATTTGCCGCGCCGCAGCCAG AAAATTGGTTCTCAATGGATGGGAAGGAGCCTATTGCTTATGCTAAAGTTGAAGTTGTTGAAGCATCCGACATGAAGCCATCGGATCTAAATG GATTGGCCGATCCATACATCAAAGGCCAATTAGGCCCTTACAGATTCAGGACTAAGACGCAGAAGAAAACTCTGGCTCCAAAATGGCATGAGGAGTTTAAGATCCCCATTATTACATGGGAGTCACCTAATATCCTTAGTATTGGAGTTCGTGACAAGGACCATTTTGTTGATGACACACTTGG AGACTGTTCTGTGAACATCGGTGATCTTCGGGATGGCCAGAGACATGACTTGTGGTTGCCTCTTCAGAATGTTAAAATGGGGAGGTTGCATCTTGCAATTACTGTACTTGAGGAGAATAAAAAG GGGGGTGATCCTCCATTAGATGAGGAGACATTGAACATGGAAGATAAAAGAAATTCCTTTACGGGTGAGACTGCCTTAAAAGCTTCTTTCTCATCTTTATCGTCGGAAAAGTCTCCAAGAATGCGAGATAATTTTGAGCCCATTAATATCGAAGGGCAAGCAGATACTGGGATATGGGTTCATCACCCAGGAAGCGAAGTTTCGCAAACATGGGAGCCTAGAAAAGGAAAGAGTCGAATCATTGATACTGAAATTCATGGGGAGCCTAATGGTTCTATGAATGGCTCTAATGCAGCAGCATCTGGGTCCCCTAACAATGACACCAGCAGCACTGATGAAAACCCTGACGATAAGAACCCAATGAAATCAGTTCAGAGAGGCCTAAAGAAGATTGGTTCCGTATTTCACAGGGGTCCCAGAAAGGAGGATCAAACAGGCAGCTCCATGGAACCCGTTGAGTCGCCATATGTTAATCTTAGGGGAGTCAACGAGAAGGAGATTGGTGTGAAGTTGGTTGTGGAAGACAACAATTGTGGGCCTGCATCTGATAAGAATCCCATGGAAGACAATGCAAGTCCCGGAGGGAGCGATCCAGAAAGCCCAAGCAaaggaaatatgaaaaatatggcTAAGAGTTTTTTAAATCAAGCTGGGAAATCTGCTCGTGGTATAAAGCATGCACTTTCCAGGAAAGGATCAAGAGTATCTCGAGCCAATGCATCGGCAGAGAAATCCAACTGTTCTGATGATGAATCAAATTGTTCCCCGGGAGTTGAAAAGATGTCGGTTATTACGGAGACTATATCCCCTGGCCGAAGTAATGATTCCTTGGATTCCAAGGACCAAGTAGTTCAGTACGATTCAAATGAAGATGCAAAGGACATTGAAGgcccaaaagaaaatgaaagtctTGAAGACTTGGAAAGGAAAGATGCCAAACCTGGGAGCTCTGACAGATGTGGTGATGGAGTAGTGGATTTGGAAGGAGACAAAATATAG